The following coding sequences are from one Mus pahari chromosome X, PAHARI_EIJ_v1.1, whole genome shotgun sequence window:
- the LOC110314173 gene encoding histone H2B type 1-A-like, giving the protein MASTTAMDVLEELSSDSSEEQVQLRKPKKAKRGKGRPKKEKPAKKAKKERQEKAKPEKKPKKPEKDKQEKAKPKKKPEQENREQETPEQENPESEVQRCRSLRLRVKEEERRAARLIRRRKNSFAIYFLKVLKNIHVGLSLSQRSVNILDSFVKDMFERIASEASFLARQTKSSTINSREIQTAVRLLLPPELCRRAVAEGTMAMVRYISNK; this is encoded by the coding sequence ATGGCGTCTACCACGGCTATGGATGTTCTGGAGGAGCTATCTTCGGATAGTTCCGAAGAACAGGTACAACTAAGAAAGCCCAAGAAAGCCAAAAGGGGAAAGGgcagaccaaagaaagagaagccgGCAAAGAAGGccaagaaagagaggcaggagaaagcaAAGCCGGAGAAAAAGccgaagaagccagagaaagacaAGCAGGAGAAAGCGAAGCCAAAGAAGAAGCCCGAGCAAGAAAACCGTGAGCAAGAGACTCCTGAGCAGGAGAATCCCGAGTCAGAGGTGCAACGGTGTCGCTCACTTCGCCTTCGCGTCAAGGAAGAAGAGCGTAGAGCTGCCCGTCTGATCAGACGCCGTAAGAACAGCTTCGCTATCTACTTTCTGAAGGTGCTGAAAAACATCCATGTGGGTCTCTCCCTCTCGCAGCGGTCTGTGAACATCCTGGATTCATTCGTGAAGGATATGTTTGAAAGAATTGCATCCGAAGCCAGCTTCTTGGCCCGTCAAACCAAAAGCTCTACTATCAACTCCAGAGAGATCCAGACCGCTGTCCGacttctgcttcctcctgagcTCTGCAGGCGTGCAGTGGCCGAAGGAACCATGGCGATGGTCCGGTACATCTCCAACAAGTAA